In the genome of Bremerella sp. P1, the window CGACTTTCAGGCTCATTGCAGGCAGTCGCCATAGAAACCGTTGAATGGTGCGCTGAGCTAACGGCTTTTTTTCCAAAGACATCCCAGCATAAAAAACAGGACGCCCCTCTTCATAATTCTCGAGACCCACAGCCAGGTGCTCACCGACCGAGCGAAACGACCAGCGGTAGGTGTGATTCATCGGCATGAACGGCGAGACATGCATCTCTTTGGGGTGCTCGCAGATCCAGGCCTGATCGGCTTCGCTCCACTGCGGCTGAAGCAGGTAGACCTGCTGCTCGCCCCAGGGAATGTTGTTGACCTCGGCGAGGATGATTGCCGGGAAGTCGCTTTCGGGCGAGTCGTACAGGAAGAAGATATTCAGCGGGCTGAAGTAGTGTCCGAAGTATCGCAATTGCGTGAGCAACCGGATCGGCCCCTGGGGACACGTGCCTAGCTTTTGCGTTACGAGCGACCTGACACGCTGCTCGAGTGAGCCTGACTGCTCGCGCAGGTGGACATCACGCGGAAACGAGATGGCGGCGCGGCGATGATCC includes:
- a CDS encoding DUF1365 domain-containing protein, with product MHSCLYEGTVSHTRYGPVKHQFDYRLTMAYFDLAELDQVVGPGKVLSDHRRAAISFPRDVHLREQSGSLEQRVRSLVTQKLGTCPQGPIRLLTQLRYFGHYFSPLNIFFLYDSPESDFPAIILAEVNNIPWGEQQVYLLQPQWSEADQAWICEHPKEMHVSPFMPMNHTYRWSFRSVGEHLAVGLENYEEGRPVFYAGMSLEKKPLAQRTIQRFLWRLPAMSLKVVAAIYYEAWKLWWKRCPIYPHPQSQHAAHVPVQVTEPA